In one window of Shewanella goraebulensis DNA:
- a CDS encoding DUF5062 family protein gives MKPGKNDTKLLKLAMEIGEAYARKRGFKNFGEGISPKDKVECIYRLLVQDGLIQGLAEDKDDGPNRKHKLVLWISKQLPPEHPLLN, from the coding sequence ATGAAACCAGGAAAAAATGATACAAAGTTGCTAAAACTGGCCATGGAAATTGGCGAAGCGTACGCAAGAAAAAGAGGTTTTAAGAATTTTGGCGAAGGTATTTCTCCAAAGGATAAAGTGGAATGTATTTATCGTTTACTGGTACAAGACGGCCTGATCCAAGGGTTAGCGGAAGATAAAGATGATGGTCCAAACAGAAAACACAAACTGGTGTTATGGATAAGTAAGCAACTACCGCCAGAGCACCCGTTACTGAATTAA
- a CDS encoding phosphotransferase has protein sequence MNTDAFEVNLQLLEQIKRQTRATDITHVELIQSLWSGYGELFRAHLSGSTYDSVIVKHIKLPVMDSNDNTAAQSHPKGWNTALSHQRKITSYQVEFNWYQEYANQCSHDNRVPECLYLKQNGDDCLLILEDLATVGFSKVLSCADDVAIKACLKWLGQFHGQFLFQNPATKPLQQHTDTINQNSNHCSKDSRKVSNHLHTKLWQQGTYWHLNTRPDELAVLTDLRLKAAAQQIDTALSNSPFQTLVHGDAKLANFCFTENHQQAAAVDFQYVGQGCGMKDVALLLSSVMTFSEDEAQITQWLNYYFSELVISTKHHQPHICTDKLVQTWRPLYSIAWADFQRFVKGWSPNHFKINPYTEALTAKALEQLKELGVSRR, from the coding sequence ATGAATACTGATGCCTTTGAAGTTAACCTACAACTGCTTGAGCAAATTAAACGGCAAACTCGTGCCACTGACATTACTCACGTTGAACTAATCCAATCACTTTGGAGTGGTTACGGAGAATTATTTAGAGCGCACTTGTCAGGTTCAACCTATGACAGCGTCATTGTTAAACATATCAAGCTACCTGTGATGGATTCAAACGATAACACTGCTGCTCAGTCTCACCCTAAAGGCTGGAATACTGCTCTTTCTCATCAGCGCAAAATAACCTCGTATCAAGTAGAGTTTAATTGGTATCAAGAATACGCTAACCAATGCAGTCATGATAATCGGGTGCCAGAGTGTTTATATCTAAAGCAAAACGGTGATGACTGCTTATTGATACTTGAGGACTTAGCCACTGTTGGTTTTAGCAAAGTGCTTTCTTGTGCTGATGATGTCGCTATTAAAGCCTGCCTTAAATGGCTAGGACAGTTTCATGGGCAATTCTTATTCCAAAATCCGGCTACAAAACCTCTACAGCAGCATACTGACACCATAAACCAGAACAGTAATCATTGCAGTAAAGATAGCAGAAAAGTAAGTAACCACTTACATACTAAACTCTGGCAACAAGGCACTTATTGGCATCTTAATACCCGTCCTGACGAATTAGCGGTCTTAACCGATTTACGCTTAAAAGCCGCTGCCCAGCAAATTGATACCGCGCTCAGTAACAGTCCATTTCAAACCTTAGTCCATGGAGATGCCAAGCTCGCTAACTTCTGTTTTACCGAAAATCACCAACAAGCTGCAGCGGTAGATTTTCAATATGTAGGCCAAGGCTGCGGTATGAAAGATGTGGCGTTACTGCTAAGCAGCGTGATGACTTTTTCAGAAGATGAAGCGCAAATTACACAATGGCTTAATTATTACTTTAGCGAGTTAGTCATTAGCACCAAGCATCACCAACCCCACATTTGTACAGATAAATTAGTGCAAACATGGCGGCCATTATATTCAATCGCTTGGGCCGACTTTCAGCGGTTTGTAAAAGGCTGGAGCCCCAACCATTTTAAAATTAACCCTTACACTGAAGCGTTAACCGCTAAGGCACTGGAACAGCTTAAGGAGTTAGGAGTGTCTAGAAGATAA
- a CDS encoding nSTAND1 domain-containing NTPase: MKNEIFFFGEWQVDPNSNSLKFGKKTKQLEPKAMDVLILLCERNGEVLSSDDIVNDCWPDSDIGDNPLHKIINQLRRAFDDKATSPRYIETIRKRGYRTIADVNFPIGHETVAEQQQWQSGSPFPGLQAYSEQYSQVFFGRSKQISVLLERISQQVKFGRGFCLLLGPSGSGKSSLINAGIIPNLMVGSGYNGVHVATYGSLDFADVAKSKLFIELAGIMLDWEINDIPVFDGDSADSLSHRLITEPQAIVQQCKQVIKSNQQLHTHFALFIDRLEVLLSSPLFSQEQRNAFVNILEQLANSGCVLVLSACRNEFYPLLVAYPSLMTGKGRGAHFDLSPPTRSELLQMIRLPAVAANLTWSSDPDTATPLDEILCAEAASNPDALPMLQYMLQALYLQRSQDNQLLFSVYQKLGGIEGAIGKNAEDAIAELTPQQKASLPHVFSLLVTLREDETSITSRTARWAQLHTKEERTLTQAMINSRLFVSNLQNGEPSFSIAHEALLRRWPRATSWIAEHNHSIRIKSRLHHLSSRWVQENKNQAYLLADGKPLREAQLLKDNPLFDLEPQELELINASSKHEKVRRWQKTFTISLLFLLTITSIFASVRSFEAEQMALQKRQAAENLLGFMVGDFADKMRGIGRMDLLDGISNKALEYFSDASNPNDTSLSFESRFQHGQTLEAMGEVAYSRGKNTEAKEALLVSRENLTALLIEQPEHFELLKTLGANAFWLGQLEYDQSDWQAAKAWFEQYLAYSQTMYDLLPDDQEALMELSYAHNSLGSIAIQQQNFATAVINFEQSLTLKKLANEKEPNNMQLIADIADTRSWLAKAALSQGDLNTAIYLHEQLQQELLSQTDELTPYALDRLFSSYQNHSELLLFQNKKQKGFEITQLSLTAINKALVQDPKNKQWQLDRFYSLFRLLELADNQTQHKIKYKVDELEEMLDTNTQLEHSSKPQVIWANFYLSAARYFYNTEQLKKSHDYSTVAINLFTKISDIHPQRVKYKALLSSSELLAYSTGKQLHLSQTDVSMCKRSKIRLSPLIQHNKTPELTIPYAKSLLCLQQLPSNSPLMSIINQAGIDLLTVQ, encoded by the coding sequence ATGAAAAACGAGATTTTTTTCTTTGGTGAGTGGCAGGTTGACCCCAACAGTAATAGCCTAAAATTCGGTAAAAAAACCAAACAGCTTGAACCCAAAGCAATGGACGTGCTGATCTTGTTATGCGAGCGCAATGGCGAAGTACTCAGTAGCGATGATATCGTCAACGATTGCTGGCCCGACTCCGACATTGGCGACAATCCACTTCATAAAATTATTAACCAATTACGCCGCGCTTTCGATGACAAGGCCACCTCGCCTCGTTATATCGAAACCATACGTAAACGTGGCTATCGCACCATTGCAGACGTCAATTTTCCTATTGGTCATGAAACCGTAGCCGAGCAACAACAATGGCAATCAGGTTCTCCATTTCCTGGGCTTCAAGCCTACTCAGAACAATATTCACAAGTCTTCTTTGGCCGCAGTAAACAAATCAGTGTGTTACTAGAGCGGATAAGCCAGCAAGTAAAATTTGGTCGCGGCTTTTGTTTATTACTGGGCCCTAGCGGCAGTGGCAAGTCATCGTTAATTAATGCAGGGATCATTCCCAACTTAATGGTCGGTTCTGGTTACAACGGTGTTCATGTGGCGACTTACGGTAGCCTCGATTTTGCTGATGTGGCTAAATCGAAATTATTCATCGAACTCGCAGGCATAATGCTCGACTGGGAAATCAATGATATCCCTGTATTTGATGGTGACAGCGCCGACTCTTTATCCCACAGGCTCATTACTGAGCCACAAGCCATCGTTCAGCAATGCAAGCAAGTCATTAAATCGAACCAACAATTGCACACCCACTTTGCGCTATTTATCGATAGACTCGAAGTCTTATTGTCATCACCTTTGTTCAGCCAAGAGCAGCGCAATGCATTTGTAAATATATTGGAGCAGCTTGCTAATTCAGGCTGTGTGTTGGTGCTCAGTGCCTGTCGAAATGAGTTTTACCCATTACTCGTGGCATATCCCAGCTTAATGACAGGCAAAGGCCGTGGAGCGCATTTTGACTTATCACCGCCTACCCGTAGCGAATTACTGCAAATGATCCGCTTACCTGCCGTAGCAGCCAACTTAACGTGGAGCAGCGACCCTGACACTGCCACCCCATTAGATGAAATTTTATGTGCCGAAGCTGCCAGTAACCCAGATGCGCTGCCCATGTTGCAATACATGTTGCAAGCACTGTACTTGCAACGTAGCCAAGACAATCAGCTATTGTTCAGCGTTTACCAAAAACTAGGGGGTATTGAGGGGGCAATCGGTAAAAATGCCGAAGATGCCATCGCAGAACTTACCCCACAACAAAAAGCCAGTTTACCCCATGTGTTTTCGCTACTTGTCACCTTACGGGAAGACGAAACTTCGATCACCAGCCGAACTGCCCGCTGGGCGCAGCTGCATACTAAAGAGGAACGAACCCTTACCCAAGCCATGATCAACAGCCGTTTATTCGTATCCAATTTACAAAATGGCGAACCCAGCTTTAGCATTGCCCACGAGGCGCTGCTAAGACGATGGCCTCGCGCCACATCATGGATAGCAGAACATAATCACAGCATTCGTATTAAAAGCCGACTGCACCATTTATCAAGCCGTTGGGTACAAGAAAATAAAAATCAAGCTTACTTACTGGCTGATGGTAAACCGCTGCGTGAAGCGCAATTGCTCAAAGATAATCCACTGTTTGATTTAGAGCCTCAAGAATTAGAGCTCATTAACGCCTCAAGCAAACATGAAAAAGTGAGGCGCTGGCAAAAAACCTTCACCATCTCATTACTATTTTTACTCACTATCACCTCAATATTTGCCAGTGTTCGCAGTTTTGAGGCAGAGCAAATGGCTTTACAAAAACGTCAAGCAGCCGAAAATTTGCTGGGGTTCATGGTCGGTGATTTCGCCGATAAAATGCGCGGTATTGGTAGAATGGACTTACTTGATGGGATCAGTAATAAAGCATTGGAGTATTTCAGTGACGCCTCTAACCCTAACGATACCAGCTTGAGTTTTGAGTCCCGTTTTCAGCACGGTCAAACACTCGAAGCCATGGGTGAAGTAGCCTATTCAAGGGGTAAAAACACCGAAGCCAAAGAAGCGCTATTAGTATCGAGGGAAAATCTCACCGCATTGTTGATTGAACAACCTGAGCATTTCGAGTTACTCAAAACCTTAGGCGCTAATGCGTTTTGGTTAGGACAATTGGAATACGATCAAAGTGATTGGCAAGCAGCTAAAGCGTGGTTTGAACAATACTTAGCTTACAGTCAAACCATGTATGACTTACTTCCAGATGACCAAGAAGCGTTAATGGAATTGTCTTATGCCCATAATTCCTTGGGCTCAATTGCTATTCAACAGCAAAACTTTGCTACTGCTGTGATTAATTTTGAACAATCGCTTACTTTAAAAAAGCTTGCGAATGAAAAGGAGCCTAATAATATGCAACTGATTGCCGATATTGCAGATACCCGCTCGTGGTTGGCAAAGGCTGCATTATCCCAAGGCGATTTAAATACAGCAATTTACTTACATGAGCAGTTGCAACAAGAACTATTAAGTCAAACTGATGAGTTAACTCCATATGCCCTAGACAGGTTATTTTCCAGTTATCAAAATCATTCAGAGCTATTACTATTTCAGAATAAAAAGCAAAAAGGCTTTGAAATCACTCAACTCAGTTTAACTGCCATTAATAAGGCACTCGTTCAAGACCCTAAAAATAAACAATGGCAACTCGATCGTTTCTACTCACTATTCAGATTACTTGAATTAGCAGATAATCAAACTCAGCACAAAATAAAATATAAAGTCGATGAGTTAGAAGAAATGCTGGATACTAATACGCAATTAGAACATTCATCTAAACCTCAGGTTATATGGGCTAATTTTTATCTATCGGCTGCACGGTATTTTTATAATACAGAGCAACTCAAGAAGAGTCATGACTACTCAACAGTGGCAATTAATCTTTTTACAAAAATATCCGATATACATCCTCAAAGAGTAAAATATAAAGCATTGCTCTCATCGAGTGAACTGCTGGCTTACTCAACAGGTAAACAACTCCACCTGTCGCAAACTGATGTTTCGATGTGTAAACGGTCGAAAATAAGACTAAGCCCTTTAATTCAACACAACAAAACCCCCGAACTAACAATACCTTACGCAAAATCATTATTGTGTTTACAGCAGTTACCCTCTAATTCCCCACTGATGAGCATTATTAATCAGGCAGGGATTGATTTACTTACCGTTCAATAA
- a CDS encoding DP-EP family protein translates to MLKATKSAASTPATVTVIVTVNLNVNGAPVFTYSDENIVINEETTITYALTDNTGKGLKFNGVAFCNPFDGIIDSVNVINNGDSIELTDTDKIVGTTSFQFILTNTVNTLLLVSADPQVINKNKD, encoded by the coding sequence ATGTTAAAAGCCACTAAAAGTGCAGCGTCTACACCTGCAACAGTAACCGTTATCGTTACTGTTAACCTTAATGTAAATGGAGCACCAGTTTTTACTTACAGTGACGAAAATATAGTAATAAATGAGGAAACCACTATCACCTACGCATTAACTGACAATACTGGAAAAGGATTAAAATTTAATGGTGTTGCTTTTTGTAACCCTTTTGATGGGATCATTGATAGTGTGAATGTAATTAATAACGGTGACAGCATTGAATTAACAGATACTGATAAGATCGTTGGGACAACAAGTTTCCAGTTCATTTTAACTAACACAGTAAATACACTGTTGTTAGTCAGTGCTGACCCGCAAGTTATAAATAAAAACAAAGATTAA
- a CDS encoding sensor domain-containing diguanylate cyclase, translating into MLQLAANSLPSDNEASYSTSAEINTDALINGDFGAAKQPPSYNELALKPEQHIEQLGGNALSSLANLVEHMMEAMLVVDESGQIQMANRHATTLLFGSNEKESAELVGQQWQTFLCEPQKTLYQKMIIESKLEPRPLNHLPNETRLTLDNGDTLDVEISISFFPMKTPLFAIIIRDLSKFRAEYQQLYHWASTDCLTNLANRRVFDTNLKKHWYSSLSQGSPISVLIIDIDHFKSFNDNYGHVMGDRCLQKIAEAIKSALPNEECTAARYGGEEFALVLPNITAEEVEKAAQLIQKNINALSYVDLGLDVSVTVSVSQGHASEVNGQFRTANALLCAADTALYRAKADGRNRINACC; encoded by the coding sequence ATGTTACAACTTGCTGCCAATTCGCTTCCTTCAGACAACGAAGCATCATATTCAACGTCAGCTGAAATTAATACTGACGCTCTCATTAATGGTGACTTTGGTGCAGCAAAACAGCCGCCTTCTTATAATGAGTTAGCCCTTAAACCTGAACAGCATATTGAACAATTAGGTGGCAATGCCCTAAGTTCACTTGCAAATTTGGTCGAGCATATGATGGAGGCTATGTTAGTGGTTGATGAGTCAGGTCAAATCCAGATGGCAAATCGTCATGCGACGACATTATTATTTGGGTCAAATGAGAAAGAGTCAGCAGAGCTAGTGGGTCAACAGTGGCAAACGTTTTTGTGTGAACCACAAAAAACCTTGTACCAAAAAATGATTATTGAATCGAAACTTGAACCAAGACCCCTGAACCATTTACCTAATGAAACCAGATTAACGTTAGATAATGGCGACACTCTCGATGTGGAAATATCAATTAGCTTTTTTCCAATGAAAACGCCGCTTTTTGCAATTATTATTCGCGACCTCAGTAAATTTCGTGCTGAATATCAGCAACTTTATCATTGGGCTTCTACGGACTGCTTAACCAATCTCGCCAACCGACGTGTATTTGATACAAACTTGAAAAAGCATTGGTATAGCAGTTTATCGCAAGGCTCACCAATCAGTGTATTGATAATTGATATTGACCACTTTAAATCATTTAATGATAACTATGGTCATGTTATGGGCGATCGTTGCTTACAAAAGATAGCTGAAGCAATTAAAAGTGCCTTACCTAATGAAGAGTGCACTGCGGCGCGTTATGGCGGTGAGGAATTTGCACTAGTTTTGCCTAATATTACCGCCGAAGAAGTTGAGAAAGCCGCTCAGCTTATTCAAAAAAATATTAATGCCCTTAGCTATGTGGATTTGGGTTTAGATGTATCGGTAACGGTTAGTGTAAGCCAAGGTCACGCTAGTGAAGTTAACGGCCAATTTAGAACGGCAAATGCATTATTGTGCGCTGCTGACACCGCGCTATATCGCGCTAAAGCTGATGGCCGCAATCGCATTAATGCTTGCTGCTAG
- a CDS encoding DUF6482 family protein — MENVNQSGNIATIIGVADATHYLVGLTDAGNNFVGLSGQGAGECVHSIVEAKALLKSHDYSIANLEYQTAYDEMCGLDNAGKYQQVINL; from the coding sequence ATGGAAAATGTTAATCAATCAGGCAATATCGCGACGATTATTGGTGTGGCAGATGCGACTCATTATTTAGTGGGGCTGACAGATGCTGGAAATAACTTTGTTGGCTTATCGGGTCAAGGTGCTGGCGAATGTGTGCATTCAATTGTAGAAGCGAAAGCGCTGCTTAAAAGCCATGACTATTCTATTGCCAACCTTGAATACCAAACCGCCTACGATGAAATGTGTGGGCTAGACAATGCAGGCAAATATCAGCAAGTGATTAACCTGTAG
- a CDS encoding DUF805 domain-containing protein has protein sequence MDWYIKVLKNYINFKDRARRKEYWFFVLFNVIAGILLGIMDNITGTLNQETGYGLLSGIYSLAVFLPALGVSVRRLHDTDRSGWWILSALIPLIGALILLYFFVSDSQEETNRFGPNPKGNEVEI, from the coding sequence ATGGATTGGTATATTAAAGTACTGAAGAATTACATTAACTTTAAAGACCGAGCACGCAGAAAGGAATATTGGTTCTTTGTATTATTCAATGTTATTGCTGGAATACTTTTAGGTATCATGGATAACATTACAGGCACGCTTAACCAAGAAACGGGTTACGGGTTATTAAGTGGCATTTATTCTCTAGCGGTATTCTTACCAGCCCTTGGGGTATCTGTGCGCCGCCTTCATGACACTGATCGTTCGGGGTGGTGGATCCTCAGTGCGCTTATACCGCTTATCGGCGCATTGATATTATTGTATTTCTTTGTGTCTGACAGCCAAGAGGAAACCAATCGCTTTGGCCCTAATCCTAAAGGTAACGAAGTCGAAATCTAA